The segment TAACAGCATGGCGCTGGCGGCGCTCGGTTATGGCCTGTCATTACTGACGCTTCCCTGGTTAGGTAATCATGGATTGTGGCTGGCGGTGACGGTGTTTCTGGCCGTGCGTGGAATAACGCTCTGGTTCGTCTGGCGTCGTCACTGGCGTCATGACAGCTGGTTCGCAAACAGTTAACTATGATGCTTTGAATACAGAATAATCCGTAAGTGTGCTAACCATTCCGTAATGTCTACTATAGTTATCCTTATCAGCGCGAATGAGTAGCGCTTTATGTTGGTTTTACCCGCTGGCGTTGGGTATTCCACCACTATCACTCGACATAACATGGAGAAAGGTTATGAACAAAGACGAAGTGAGCGGAAACTGGAAACAATTCAAAGGGAAAGTGAAAGAAAAATGGGGCAAGCTGACGGATGACGATATGACGGTCATTGAAGGGAAACGCGATCAGCTTGTCGGGAAAATTCAGGAACGCTACGGCTACGCAAAAGATCAGGCCGAGCGAGAAGTTAAAGACTGGGAAAGTCACAACAAGGATTATCGCTGGTAACGGACCCGTTTAAGGACGATGCTCCTGCCCTCCGATCGTGATGATCGGGCTGGCACAGGGATGTGCCATCTATCCTTTTTTACCCCGCTTCTTACTTTCTACCTGATGATCGTGCTCACAGCTTTCGTGATGCGTACAGGCTTCTACTTCAACACAATTTTCACACAGACCGTGTGCTTCTATGACGCTG is part of the Pantoea phytobeneficialis genome and harbors:
- a CDS encoding CsbD family protein encodes the protein MNKDEVSGNWKQFKGKVKEKWGKLTDDDMTVIEGKRDQLVGKIQERYGYAKDQAEREVKDWESHNKDYRW